A stretch of Brassica rapa cultivar Chiifu-401-42 chromosome A08, CAAS_Brap_v3.01, whole genome shotgun sequence DNA encodes these proteins:
- the LOC103833074 gene encoding probable carboxylesterase 2 — MESTKKQVSLEVLPWLVVHSDGTLERLAGTEVCPPGLDPETGVLSKDIIIDPKTGLSARIYRPDSIQPGQKLPVVLYFHGGAFLIASASLPNYHTSINKLVAQANIIAVSVNYRLAPEHPLPTAYEDSWNALQGVQAGNEPWINDYADFNQFFLAGDSAGANISHHLAFRAKQSNHTVKIKGIGMIHPYFWGTQPVGSEVTDEARKQMVDGWWRFVCPSDKGSDDPWINPFADGSPNLEGLECERVIITVAERDILRERGKMYYEKLVNSKWRGNAEIMETKGKDHVFHIFEPDCDEAKEMVRRLALFINQVEA, encoded by the exons ATGGAATCAACGAAGAAGCAAGTATCGTTGGAGGTGCTTCCATGGTTAGTTGTTCACAGCGACGGAACGTTAGAGAGACTAGCCGGAACCGAGGTTTGTCCACCCGGTTTAGATCCAGAAACCGGCGTACTATCGAAAGATATCATCATCGATCCGAAAACCGGTTTATCAGCCCGAATCTACAGGCCTGACTCGATTCAACCCGGTCAGAAACTTCCAGTCGTGCTCTATTTCCATGGCGGTGCATTTCTCATCGCCTCCGCCTCCCTACCCAATTACCACACCAGCATTAACAAACTAGTCGCTCAAGCCAACATCATCGCTGTCTCTGTCAATTACAG ACTAGCACCAGAACATCCACTTCCTACAGCGTACGAAGACTCATGGAACGCACTCCAAGGGGTTCAAGCCGGAAACGAGCCATGGATCAACGACTATGCTGATTTCAACCAGTTCTTCCTAGCCGGAGACAGCGCTGGAGCTAACATCTCGCACCACCTCGCGTTCCGAGCCAAACAATCAAACCACACTGTTAAAATCAAAGGCATCGGAATGATCCACCCATATTTCTGGGGAACACAGCCGGTCGGCTCGGAGGTCACAGACGAAGCGAGGAAACAAATGGTGGACGGATGGTGGCGATTCGTGTGCCCGTCCGATAAAGGATCCGATGACCCATGGATCAATCCGTTTGCGGATGGGTCGCCGAATCTTGAAGGGTTAGAGTGTGAGAGAGTGATAATAACGGTGGCGGAGAGAGATATATTGAGAGAAAGAGGAAAAATGTATTACGAGAAATTGGTGAATAGCAAATGGAGAGGCAATGCCGAGATTATGGAGACAAAAGGGAAAGATCATGTGTTTCATATATTCGAGCCTGATTGTGATGAAGCTAAGGAGATGGTACGCCGCTTGGCTTTGTTTATAAACCAAGTCGAAGCTTGA